Proteins found in one Nitrospirota bacterium genomic segment:
- a CDS encoding sulfite exporter TauE/SafE family protein, with protein sequence MTDVSYPLAFLAGFLSFLSPCVLPLIPSYVSYMTGASFEDMRTGDRAKIRKLTIINSLAFIFGFSFIFISLGASSSAIGGLLMQHQDALRIGGGVLIIIFGLYIMGVFNIKFLSRERKLHVRGKPSGYLGSFFIGMTFAAGWTPCIGPILGSILLYASTTGSVSYGFNLLLVYSIGLGLPFFITSIAINAFLSRLTAIQRYMKAIIILSGLLLIAFGLMLLTDSLQVVVGLIPDFGFKF encoded by the coding sequence ATGACTGATGTATCTTATCCACTTGCCTTTCTTGCAGGTTTTCTCTCTTTTCTTTCGCCCTGCGTCCTGCCGCTAATACCATCATATGTATCATATATGACAGGCGCCTCTTTCGAGGATATGAGAACAGGAGACAGAGCTAAAATAAGAAAGCTTACCATCATCAATTCCCTCGCCTTTATTTTTGGGTTCTCCTTTATCTTTATTTCACTCGGCGCATCGTCTTCTGCCATAGGTGGCCTCTTGATGCAGCATCAGGATGCCTTAAGGATTGGCGGCGGAGTCCTTATAATCATCTTCGGCCTTTATATTATGGGTGTATTCAATATAAAGTTTCTTTCAAGAGAGAGAAAGCTTCATGTTCGTGGCAAACCATCGGGCTATCTCGGCTCTTTTTTCATAGGGATGACCTTTGCAGCAGGTTGGACACCATGCATAGGGCCAATCCTCGGCTCAATCCTCCTTTATGCAAGCACAACAGGTTCTGTTTCTTACGGATTCAATTTACTGCTTGTTTACTCGATTGGTCTGGGCCTCCCATTTTTTATAACTTCCATTGCCATAAATGCTTTTCTTAGTCGTTTAACCGCAATTCAGCGATACATGAAGGCAATAATAATCCTGAGCGGTTTGTTGCTTATAGCTTTTGGCCTGATGCTTCTGACAGATTCCTTGCAGGTCGTGGTTGGCCTGATTCCTGATTTCGGTTTTAAATTTTAA
- a CDS encoding MOSC domain-containing protein, with translation MKGRVVSVNISDKKGQRKKKTAEAYLREDFGINGDAHASEKWHRQVSLLALESIKKMQAMGLKVGPGDFAENITTEGIDLLGLPLGTKISIGNDVVIEVSQIGKECHTRCAIYRQAGDCVMPKEGIFVRVLKGGKVTEGDTIRVKR, from the coding sequence ATGAAGGGCAGGGTTGTCTCAGTAAATATCAGCGACAAAAAGGGGCAGAGGAAAAAGAAGACAGCAGAGGCTTATTTGAGGGAAGATTTCGGTATTAATGGAGATGCCCATGCCTCTGAAAAATGGCACAGGCAGGTGAGTCTCCTTGCACTTGAAAGTATAAAGAAGATGCAGGCCATGGGCCTGAAAGTTGGCCCTGGTGATTTTGCCGAAAACATAACAACAGAGGGCATTGATCTCCTCGGCCTTCCTCTCGGCACAAAAATAAGTATAGGCAATGATGTAGTGATTGAAGTCAGCCAGATAGGCAAGGAATGTCATACCCGCTGCGCCATTTACCGCCAGGCAGGGGATTGTGTAATGCCGAAAGAAGGAATCTTTGTCAGGGTGCTTAAAGGCGGTAAGGTCACGGAGGGAGACACTATAAGAGTTAAACGGTAA
- a CDS encoding MogA/MoaB family molybdenum cofactor biosynthesis protein, whose amino-acid sequence MIKVAVLTLSDKGSKGEREDRSGPAIAEIIKTINGEVVSYEVLPDEKELIKQTLLNLCSKADLILTTGGTGLTPRDVTPEATMDVIEREIPGIAETMRMEGLKKTNRAMLSRAVAGVRGQTLIINLPGSPTAVKENLEIILNVIPHAIEKIKGDTGECARDD is encoded by the coding sequence ATGATAAAAGTTGCTGTATTAACACTAAGCGATAAAGGCTCGAAGGGTGAGCGTGAAGACAGGAGCGGCCCGGCCATTGCCGAGATTATAAAGACAATCAATGGCGAAGTGGTCAGCTATGAGGTCCTCCCTGATGAAAAAGAATTAATAAAGCAGACGCTCCTCAACCTGTGTAGTAAGGCAGACCTTATTCTGACTACTGGAGGCACTGGACTTACGCCGCGGGATGTGACTCCAGAGGCAACAATGGATGTTATAGAAAGGGAGATACCTGGCATAGCCGAGACAATGAGGATGGAAGGATTGAAAAAGACTAATAGAGCTATGCTTTCAAGGGCTGTAGCAGGTGTGAGGGGACAGACCCTGATAATAAACCTGCCTGGTAGTCCAACTGCGGTTAAGGAGAACTTAGAAATAATCCTGAATGTAATCCCCCATGCCATAGAAAAAATAAAAGGGGACACAGGGGAGTGTGCAAGAGATGACTGA